One genomic window of Methanophagales archaeon includes the following:
- a CDS encoding MBL fold metallo-hydrolase, whose amino-acid sequence MKIKFLGGCNEVGRSAILIDDKIVMDYGLRPSEPPEVPIESAFPKSVIVSHAHLDHSGMVPSLMPEHKKRVPDVYLTPVTRDLTQLLGRDTIKVGREQGFSFFDEGNIRRMDRHTHPVNYGERIILDGSDYDAEYEVILYNAGHIPGSSSVYLKKESEDISLFYTGDIKLGATRLINSAQPAEYPQSDILLIESTYYGREHRDRKELEREFVDSIKETVESGGNAIVPCFAVGRTQEIVMILHSYGVTPYVDGMGLSVFSLFKHHPEFLKDAKALNDAFADAIFVNSKKRKKALSEPSVIVTTAGMLNGGPVLYYLKKIHEDPRSKVLLTGYQIEGTNGRRLVEQGCVETNGEVMKVNANVEQYDFSAHAGDSELKELVSRFCNSGTEIVFPVHGEHTEEFASWTRDKFGCEAIAPKNGEEFIIK is encoded by the coding sequence ATGAAGATAAAGTTCCTTGGCGGTTGCAATGAGGTTGGTCGTTCTGCGATACTGATTGATGATAAGATAGTTATGGATTATGGACTTAGACCGTCCGAGCCACCAGAAGTACCAATTGAGAGTGCTTTCCCCAAGTCAGTTATCGTATCACATGCGCACCTTGACCACTCGGGTATGGTACCGAGTTTAATGCCTGAGCACAAGAAGCGGGTACCAGATGTATATCTGACTCCAGTAACACGGGATTTGACTCAGCTCCTTGGCAGGGATACGATAAAAGTAGGTAGGGAGCAGGGTTTTAGTTTCTTTGATGAGGGCAATATCCGGAGAATGGACCGGCATACCCACCCAGTGAATTATGGCGAGCGGATTATACTGGACGGTTCTGATTATGATGCAGAATATGAGGTCATATTATATAATGCAGGGCATATACCGGGTAGCTCTTCTGTATACCTTAAGAAAGAGAGTGAGGATATAAGCCTCTTCTACACGGGCGATATAAAGCTGGGTGCAACTCGGTTGATAAACAGTGCTCAACCTGCTGAATACCCACAATCTGATATCTTACTGATAGAGAGTACATACTATGGCAGGGAACACCGCGACAGGAAGGAGCTGGAGCGTGAATTTGTTGATTCTATAAAAGAGACGGTAGAATCTGGAGGTAATGCGATTGTGCCCTGTTTCGCGGTAGGCAGGACGCAGGAAATAGTGATGATACTCCATTCTTACGGAGTTACACCGTATGTGGATGGTATGGGTCTGAGTGTATTCTCCCTGTTCAAGCACCATCCAGAATTTCTAAAGGATGCGAAAGCGCTAAATGATGCCTTTGCCGATGCAATCTTTGTGAACTCGAAGAAGCGCAAGAAAGCTCTCTCTGAACCTTCTGTTATTGTCACTACCGCCGGTATGCTCAATGGAGGACCGGTGCTATATTATCTGAAGAAGATACATGAAGATCCGAGGAGCAAGGTTCTCCTCACTGGTTATCAGATAGAGGGGACAAACGGCAGGCGATTAGTTGAGCAGGGCTGTGTAGAGACGAATGGAGAAGTGATGAAGGTGAATGCGAATGTGGAACAGTATGATTTCTCTGCACATGCAGGCGACTCAGAGTTGAAGGAGTTGGTGTCCCGGTTCTGCAATTCGGGTACAGAGATTGTATTCCCGGTGCATGGTGAGCACACAGAGGAGTTCGCATCATGGACAAGGGATAAATTTGGATGTGAAGCAATCGCACCGAAGAATGGAGAAGAGTTTATAATAAAATAG